The proteins below are encoded in one region of Equus caballus isolate H_3958 breed thoroughbred chromosome 18, TB-T2T, whole genome shotgun sequence:
- the NEUROD1 gene encoding neurogenic differentiation factor 1, with protein MTKSYSESGLMGEPQPQGPPSWTDECLSSQDEEHEADKKEDDLEAMNAEEDSLRNGGEEEDEDEDLEEEEEEEEEDDDQKPKRRGPKKKKMTKARLERFKLRRMKANARERNRMHGLNAALDNLRKVVPCYSKTQKLSKIETLRLAKNYIWALSEILRSGKSPDLVSFVQTLCKGLSQPTTNLVAGCLQLNPRTFLPEQNQDMPPHLPTASASFPVHPYSYQSPGLPSPPYGTMDSSHVFHVKPPPHAYSAALEPFFESPLTDCTSPSFDGPLSPPLSINGNFSFKHEPSAEFEKNYAFTMHYPAATLAGAQSHGSIFSGAAAPRCEIPIDNIMSFDSHSHHERVMSAQLNAIFHD; from the coding sequence ATGACCAAATCGTACAGCGAGAGCGGGCTGATGGGAGAGCCTCAGCCCCAGGGTCCTCCAAGCTGGACAGACGAGTGTCTCAGTTCTCAGGACGAGGAGCACGAGGCAGACAAGAAGGAGGACGACCTCGAAGCCATGAACGCGGAAGAGGACTCACTGAGGAacgggggagaggaggaggacgaggacgaagacctggaagaggaggaagaagaggaagaggaagacgaTGATCAAAAGCCCAAGAGACGTGGccccaaaaagaagaagatgaccAAGGCTCGCCTGGAGCGTTTTAAGCTGAGGCGCATGAAGGCCAACGCCCGGGAGCGGAACCGCATGCATGGATTGAACGCGGCGCTGGACAACCTGCGCAAAGTGGTGCCCTGCTACTCCAAGACGCAGAAGCTGTCCAAAATCGAGACGCTGCGCTTGGCGAAGAACTACATCTGGGCTCTGTCAGAGATCCTGCGTTCCGGCAAAAGCCCTGATCTGGTCTCCTTCGTACAGACGCTCTGCAAGGGCTTATCCCAGCCCACCACCAACCTGGTTGCAGGCTGCCTACAGCTCAATCCTCGGACTTTTCTGCCTGAGCAGAACCAGGACATGCCCCCACATCTGCCTACAGCCAGCGCTTCCTTCCCCGTGCACCCCTACTCTTACCAGTCGCCGGGTCTGCCCAGCCCGCCCTACGGTACCATGGACAGCTCCCACGTCTTCCACGTCAAGCCGCCGCCGCATGCCTACAGCGCAGCGCTAGAGCCCTTCTTTGAAAGCCCCCTGACTGATTGCACCAGCCCTTCCTTTGACGGACCCCTCAGCCCGCCGCTCAGCATCAATGGAAACTTCTCTTTCAAACACGAACCGTCCGCCGAGTTTGAGAAAAATTATGCCTTTACCATGCACTACCCTGCAGCGACCCTGGCAGGGGCCCAAAGCCACGGATCAATCTTCTCGGGCGCCGCTGCCCCTCGTTGCGAGATCCCTATAGACAATATTATGTCCTTCGATAGCCATTCACATCATGAGCGAGTCATGAGTGCCCAGCTCAATGCCATCTTTCACGATTAG